From Hymenobacter sedentarius, a single genomic window includes:
- a CDS encoding DUF4783 domain-containing protein: protein MKRYFFRTLFFGWLFLFGAVAAHAQVDNLGAVRTAMRNGSSRELSQYLAPTVEVGFDGDKQGYNSTQAEIVIKDFFAKNTPSSFEFIHQGESKEGIQYAIGRYIGRNGTYRVFVKLKPSRGAPLIDTLDFTKE from the coding sequence ATGAAACGCTATTTTTTTAGGACTCTATTCTTTGGTTGGCTCTTTCTGTTCGGCGCCGTAGCGGCCCACGCGCAGGTCGATAATCTCGGGGCGGTGCGCACGGCCATGCGCAATGGCTCGTCCCGCGAGCTGTCGCAATACCTCGCCCCTACCGTTGAGGTTGGCTTTGACGGCGACAAACAAGGCTACAACTCCACCCAGGCGGAGATTGTCATCAAGGACTTCTTTGCGAAGAACACCCCCAGCAGCTTCGAATTCATTCACCAAGGCGAAAGCAAAGAGGGCATTCAATACGCCATCGGCCGCTACATCGGCCGCAACGGCACGTACCGCGTGTTCGTGAAGCTCAAGCCCTCCCGTGGTGCCCCGCTGATTGACACGCTGGACTTTACCAAAGAATAA
- the nadC gene encoding carboxylating nicotinate-nucleotide diphosphorylase yields the protein MQTPTASYLTPEALTNFIRTALAEDVGDGDHSALSSIPADARNRAHLLVKGEGILAGMALAPLIFEEVDPALTVTALLADGTPVKHGDIAFTVEGPARSILTAERLVLNCMQRMSGIATYTAHLNTLLAGTTAKLLDTRKTTPNFRLCEKWAVLIGGGVNHRYGLFDMIILKDNHVDYAGGIAQAIAATHAYLAQTGRQLPIEIETRSLEEVEQAVDAGGIDRIMLDNMSPELLREAVALIGGRFPTEASGGITEQTIAEVAGTGVDYISVGALTHSVKSLDLSLKAF from the coding sequence GTGCAAACCCCTACTGCTTCCTATCTCACACCCGAAGCCCTGACCAACTTCATTCGCACGGCTTTGGCCGAGGATGTGGGCGACGGGGACCATTCGGCCCTTTCCTCCATTCCGGCCGACGCCCGCAACCGGGCCCACCTGCTGGTGAAGGGCGAAGGCATACTGGCCGGCATGGCGCTGGCGCCCCTCATTTTTGAAGAAGTGGACCCGGCCCTCACCGTGACCGCACTCCTGGCCGACGGCACACCCGTTAAGCACGGCGACATCGCCTTCACCGTGGAAGGCCCCGCGCGCAGCATCCTCACGGCCGAACGCCTGGTGCTCAACTGCATGCAGCGCATGAGCGGCATTGCCACCTACACGGCCCACCTGAACACGCTGCTGGCCGGCACCACGGCCAAGCTGCTCGACACCCGCAAAACCACCCCCAACTTCCGCCTCTGCGAGAAGTGGGCCGTGCTCATCGGCGGCGGCGTAAACCACCGCTACGGGCTCTTCGACATGATTATTCTGAAGGACAACCACGTCGATTATGCCGGCGGCATTGCCCAGGCCATTGCCGCTACCCACGCCTACCTGGCCCAAACCGGCCGGCAGCTGCCCATCGAAATTGAAACCCGCTCCCTCGAAGAAGTGGAGCAGGCCGTGGACGCGGGCGGCATCGACCGCATCATGCTCGACAATATGAGCCCCGAGCTGCTACGCGAAGCCGTGGCCCTCATCGGCGGCCGCTTCCCCACCGAGGCCAGCGGCGGCATCACCGAGCAAACCATTGCCGAAGTCGCCGGCACCGGCGTCGACTACATCTCGGTGGGCGCCCTCACCCATTCCGTAAAAAGCCTGGATTTGAGCTTGAAAGCATTTTAG
- a CDS encoding ZIP family metal transporter, whose translation MGFAIFLLLLTVLGAGAAAAWVPVAWGSQWLKPLLAFSGAYLFTLTVTHILPEALQLLPAHPERVGYWVLAGFFGQLLLEVLSQGVEHGHVHHEAAHGPHDPAGRVPFLLLAALVVHSFLEGSILVRTPEVGQMSQNFYAIVVGVALHHMPAAFALATLLRLRLGSFRRVWPWLLVFALASPVGIVFSNYVVLTELLRGGLYAALLGLVAGNFLHVSTTILFETSPEHRLNWPKLSATMGGLLLALAVA comes from the coding sequence ATGGGGTTTGCTATTTTTTTGCTGCTGCTCACGGTGCTGGGCGCGGGCGCCGCGGCGGCCTGGGTGCCGGTGGCCTGGGGCAGCCAGTGGCTGAAGCCGCTGCTGGCTTTTAGCGGCGCGTACCTATTTACGCTCACGGTCACGCACATTTTGCCCGAAGCCCTGCAACTGCTGCCGGCCCACCCGGAGCGGGTGGGGTACTGGGTGCTGGCCGGTTTTTTTGGGCAGTTGCTGCTGGAGGTGCTGTCGCAGGGCGTGGAGCACGGGCACGTGCACCACGAGGCGGCCCACGGCCCCCACGACCCGGCCGGCCGGGTGCCATTTCTGCTGCTGGCCGCGCTGGTGGTGCACTCTTTTCTGGAAGGCAGCATCCTGGTGCGCACCCCGGAAGTGGGGCAAATGAGCCAGAACTTCTACGCCATCGTGGTGGGCGTGGCCTTGCACCACATGCCGGCGGCTTTTGCACTGGCCACGCTGCTGCGGCTGCGGCTGGGCTCCTTCCGGCGGGTGTGGCCGTGGCTGCTGGTGTTTGCGCTGGCCTCGCCGGTCGGCATAGTGTTCAGCAACTACGTGGTGCTGACGGAACTGCTGCGCGGGGGCTTGTATGCGGCGCTGCTGGGGCTGGTGGCCGGCAATTTCCTGCACGTGTCCACCACCATTCTGTTCGAAACCAGCCCCGAGCACCGGCTCAACTGGCCGAAGCTAAGCGCTACCATGGGCGGGCTGCTGCTGGCCCTGGCCGTGGCGTAG
- a CDS encoding J domain-containing protein, whose translation MDYKDYYKALGVEKTATAEQIKKAYRKLARQHHPDVNPNDKSAEQKFKDINEAHEVLSDPEKRKKYDQFGADWQRYQQQPSGAGRGGQPGGGFDWSQYTQGGGGFGQGGQFGEGEDFSDFFSSLFGGMGGGGRRAGGGGTRPGAGADYQAELELSLEEAYHGGPRTITVNGKNLRLNIQPGVADGQTIRLRDQGGPGRNGGPNGSLLITFRITPDARYVRTGDDLTQDVPVSIYKALLGGEQTVETLSGPVKIKLKPETQNGTRLRLRGKGFPVYKHPGQFGDLYLRLTLTLPQHLTPQEKELIQQLAALRPED comes from the coding sequence ATGGATTACAAAGACTACTACAAAGCGCTGGGTGTAGAAAAAACGGCCACCGCTGAGCAAATCAAAAAGGCTTACCGCAAGTTGGCTAGGCAGCATCACCCCGATGTGAACCCGAACGATAAGAGCGCGGAGCAAAAATTTAAGGACATCAACGAGGCCCACGAGGTCCTCAGCGACCCCGAGAAACGGAAAAAGTACGACCAGTTTGGGGCTGACTGGCAGCGCTACCAGCAGCAGCCGAGTGGCGCGGGCCGCGGCGGCCAGCCCGGCGGTGGGTTCGACTGGAGCCAGTACACGCAGGGCGGCGGGGGCTTTGGCCAGGGCGGCCAGTTTGGCGAGGGCGAAGACTTTTCCGACTTCTTTAGCTCGCTGTTTGGGGGCATGGGCGGGGGCGGGCGCCGGGCCGGAGGCGGCGGTACCCGGCCCGGGGCCGGCGCCGACTACCAGGCCGAGCTGGAGCTGAGCCTGGAAGAGGCCTACCACGGCGGGCCGCGCACCATCACGGTGAACGGCAAAAACCTGCGGCTCAACATTCAGCCCGGCGTGGCCGATGGCCAGACCATCCGGCTGCGCGACCAGGGCGGGCCCGGCCGCAACGGCGGGCCCAACGGCTCGCTGCTCATCACGTTCCGCATCACGCCCGACGCCCGCTACGTGCGCACCGGCGACGACCTGACCCAGGACGTGCCCGTAAGCATTTACAAGGCCCTGCTGGGCGGCGAGCAAACCGTTGAGACGCTCAGCGGGCCCGTCAAAATCAAGCTCAAGCCCGAAACCCAGAACGGCACCCGCCTGCGCCTGCGCGGCAAGGGCTTCCCGGTGTACAAGCACCCGGGCCAGTTCGGCGACCTGTACCTGCGCCTAACCCTGACGCTGCCCCAGCACCTGACGCCGCAGGAAAAGGAGCTGATACAGCAGCTGGCGGCCCTCCGGCCCGAAGACTAA
- a CDS encoding DUF6799 domain-containing protein has protein sequence MNSRFLINSTLLVALLTGTAAQAQTRVPPRRPGSVAPKPRVTANAGVGLKDGLTMQKGRVVLTELGITNPLTADKKLINGTIITPAGLVTATDGTTTQMNEGDMVSLTGRVTTRASIVEADSLLKIKTFDLRYPGKRKKMEEEKERKDKAKAKLAEEKAKAAEKRAKAKAKR, from the coding sequence ATGAACTCCCGCTTCCTCATTAATAGCACTCTACTGGTGGCGCTGCTGACCGGCACCGCTGCCCAGGCCCAGACCCGCGTACCCCCACGCCGCCCCGGCAGCGTGGCCCCGAAGCCCCGCGTGACGGCTAATGCCGGCGTCGGCCTCAAAGACGGCCTGACCATGCAAAAAGGACGGGTCGTGCTCACCGAGCTCGGCATTACCAACCCCCTCACGGCTGACAAGAAGCTGATTAATGGCACTATCATTACCCCCGCTGGCTTGGTGACCGCCACCGACGGCACCACCACCCAAATGAACGAGGGCGACATGGTATCGCTCACGGGCCGCGTTACCACCCGTGCGTCGATAGTTGAGGCCGACAGCCTGCTCAAAATCAAGACGTTTGACCTGAGATACCCCGGCAAGCGCAAGAAAATGGAAGAAGAAAAGGAGCGCAAGGACAAGGCCAAGGCCAAGCTGGCAGAGGAGAAAGCCAAAGCGGCCGAAAAGCGGGCCAAAGCAAAAGCCAAGCGCTAA
- a CDS encoding lysophospholipid acyltransferase family protein has protein sequence MLFYTVIKPVVQVALRVFFRHIEVRHRDRLNLPGPLLFAGNHPNTLMDPLLTAIQCRQPVAFLAKSTFFQNPILRAIMESGNSIPIYRRHDAEVGGAPATAEQVAAQNEASFGRCYDYLSAGGTIMIFPEGSSVSERRLRPLKTGAARIALGAEARNHFKLGLRVVPIAINYFDPSRFRSDVLLNVATPIVVADYAELYAQDPEAAADQFTDAIREALERRLVITRDAAEDVFVQQVERTFGDHLNPNDDASTLYDNFQLSQTLLQALAWFEQHAPSRLVAMRMQFQSYLENLRRYRLTDDALESQQRGTVVGLLNLVFGAPVWLYGVLNNYLPYILPSMVARRATKDVEFVAPIMLVMGMLTFPLAYTLQAAAVQHWLTHDWRLTALYVLSLPLSGFYALSYWETLTVRLDRLRALRLFRSAPAVGKELLSQRATLVEQLEEAREAYLARVAKQ, from the coding sequence ATGCTCTTTTATACCGTTATCAAGCCAGTGGTGCAGGTGGCCCTGCGGGTATTTTTCCGGCACATTGAGGTACGGCACCGGGACCGGCTCAACCTGCCCGGGCCGCTGCTGTTTGCCGGCAACCACCCCAACACCCTGATGGACCCGCTCCTGACCGCCATCCAGTGCCGGCAGCCGGTGGCTTTTCTGGCCAAAAGCACGTTTTTCCAGAACCCCATTTTGCGGGCCATCATGGAATCGGGCAACTCTATTCCCATCTACCGGCGGCACGACGCCGAGGTGGGCGGCGCCCCGGCCACGGCCGAGCAGGTAGCGGCCCAAAACGAAGCCAGCTTTGGCCGCTGCTATGATTATTTGAGCGCGGGCGGCACCATCATGATTTTTCCGGAGGGCTCCAGCGTAAGCGAACGCCGGCTGCGCCCCCTCAAAACCGGCGCCGCACGCATTGCCCTGGGCGCCGAGGCCCGCAATCACTTTAAGCTGGGACTGAGGGTGGTGCCCATTGCCATCAATTACTTCGACCCTTCGCGCTTTCGGTCCGACGTGCTGCTCAACGTGGCCACGCCCATTGTGGTGGCCGATTACGCCGAGCTATATGCCCAGGACCCCGAAGCGGCCGCCGACCAGTTCACCGATGCGATACGCGAAGCGCTGGAGCGGCGCCTCGTTATCACACGCGACGCGGCCGAAGATGTCTTTGTGCAACAGGTGGAGCGAACGTTTGGTGACCACCTCAACCCGAACGACGATGCATCAACCCTCTACGACAACTTCCAGCTGAGCCAGACGCTGCTGCAAGCCCTGGCCTGGTTTGAGCAGCACGCGCCTTCCCGGCTGGTGGCCATGCGCATGCAGTTCCAATCGTACCTGGAAAACCTGCGCCGCTACCGCCTCACCGACGATGCCCTCGAAAGCCAGCAGCGGGGCACCGTGGTGGGCCTGCTCAACCTGGTGTTTGGCGCGCCCGTGTGGCTGTATGGGGTACTGAATAATTACCTGCCCTACATTCTGCCCTCCATGGTGGCGCGACGGGCCACTAAAGACGTAGAGTTTGTGGCCCCCATCATGCTGGTAATGGGCATGCTAACGTTTCCTCTGGCTTACACCCTGCAAGCGGCGGCGGTGCAACACTGGCTCACGCACGACTGGCGCCTGACGGCCCTATACGTGCTGAGCCTGCCCCTTAGCGGCTTCTACGCCCTGAGCTATTGGGAAACGCTGACGGTCCGCCTGGACCGGCTCCGCGCGCTGCGCCTGTTCCGAAGCGCCCCGGCCGTGGGCAAAGAGCTGCTGAGCCAGCGGGCCACCCTGGTGGAGCAGCTGGAAGAAGCCCGCGAAGCTTATTTAGCACGCGTGGCTAAGCAATAA
- the chrA gene encoding chromate efflux transporter — MTFPASVPPSASDPPAPVSLTPPPRRSGKRTRRVRGLIFLKDVAALAFTAFGGPQAHLAMMFRLLVDKRRYLSAAELLELQALCALLPGPTSTQTITVIGFRLGGPNLAYLTLLVWVTPAVTLMTLAGLTLSHLDPARVAALVQFVQPVAVGFVAFSAYRIAEKVIHTKMAVALMVASAMLAYFFQLPWMLPLLLLAGGAVTTVRYRKHAIIQEKKPLRVEWANFLLWLGILVGAAMLGHYTRLLPVRLFENFYRNGSLVFGGGQVLAPLLYAEFVEFKHYLTGPEFLSGLGLVQAMPGPNFSIAAYIGALAMRPAGGAGMQVIGALVGTAGIFLPGTFLIFFVIRFWDRLRQYRVVQASLEGINAVSAGLVCAATFLLYHPLPDKMMALPFHLGPINTLPLNPLLVGTTFLLLLWEKVPSVAIIAAALLAGVMLS; from the coding sequence ATGACCTTTCCGGCTTCTGTTCCGCCTTCCGCTTCGGACCCCCCCGCCCCCGTTTCGCTCACGCCGCCCCCGCGGCGCTCGGGCAAGCGCACCCGGCGGGTGCGGGGCCTTATCTTTTTGAAGGACGTGGCCGCGCTGGCCTTCACGGCTTTTGGGGGGCCGCAGGCGCACCTGGCCATGATGTTCCGGCTGCTGGTCGACAAGCGCCGCTACCTGAGCGCGGCCGAACTGCTGGAATTGCAGGCCTTGTGCGCGCTGCTGCCGGGCCCCACCTCCACCCAAACCATCACCGTCATCGGCTTCCGGCTCGGCGGGCCCAACCTGGCCTACCTCACCCTGCTGGTCTGGGTGACGCCCGCCGTGACCCTGATGACGCTGGCCGGCCTCACCCTCAGCCACCTCGACCCCGCCCGGGTCGCGGCGCTGGTGCAGTTTGTGCAGCCCGTGGCGGTGGGCTTTGTGGCATTCTCGGCCTACCGCATCGCCGAAAAAGTCATTCATACCAAAATGGCAGTGGCCCTGATGGTGGCCTCGGCCATGCTGGCCTACTTTTTCCAGCTGCCGTGGATGCTGCCGCTGCTGCTGCTGGCCGGCGGCGCCGTTACCACGGTGCGCTACCGCAAACACGCCATCATTCAGGAGAAAAAGCCGTTGCGGGTGGAGTGGGCCAACTTCCTGCTTTGGCTGGGCATTCTGGTGGGGGCGGCCATGCTGGGGCATTATACCCGGCTGTTGCCGGTGCGGCTCTTCGAGAACTTTTACCGCAACGGCTCGCTGGTATTTGGGGGCGGGCAGGTGCTGGCGCCGCTGCTATACGCGGAGTTTGTGGAGTTTAAGCACTACCTCACGGGCCCTGAATTCCTGTCGGGGCTGGGGCTGGTGCAGGCCATGCCGGGCCCAAACTTTTCGATTGCCGCCTACATCGGCGCGCTGGCCATGCGGCCCGCGGGCGGGGCCGGCATGCAGGTGATAGGCGCGCTGGTGGGCACGGCGGGCATCTTTTTGCCGGGCACGTTTCTGATATTCTTCGTGATTCGGTTCTGGGACCGGCTACGACAATACCGCGTGGTGCAGGCTTCGCTGGAAGGCATCAACGCCGTGAGTGCCGGGCTGGTGTGCGCGGCCACCTTCCTGCTGTATCACCCCCTGCCCGACAAAATGATGGCCTTGCCGTTTCACTTGGGCCCCATCAATACCCTGCCCCTGAACCCGCTGCTGGTGGGCACCACCTTCCTGCTGCTGCTCTGGGAAAAAGTGCCGAGCGTTGCCATCATAGCGGCTGCCTTATTGGCTGGCGTCATGTTGAGCTAA
- a CDS encoding isopenicillin N synthase family dioxygenase, giving the protein MQDQLLDQIPSLDLADFRSGDPQRKAHFVQQLGEAYQNIGFVALKNHGLNDEQTKKLYADVQAFFQLPDEAKQRYENPELAGQRGYISKGKEHAKGRNTGDLKEFYHVGQEVEDETDPIKSEYPENIWPQEVPGFKESTFTAYRTLEAAGQDVLRAIALYLHLPENYFDDKVKHGNSILRPIHYFPIENPDAVPADAVRAAEHGDINLITLLMGASADGLQVKRRDDKWIPITALPDQIVVNVGDMLQRLTNGVLKSTIHRVVNPAREKMNTSRYSIPFFMHPRSEMSLAALEHCITPDNPKKEADITAGEFLNERLIELGLKKK; this is encoded by the coding sequence ATGCAAGACCAACTTCTTGACCAAATTCCCTCGCTCGACCTGGCCGATTTCCGCTCCGGGGACCCGCAGCGCAAGGCTCACTTCGTGCAGCAGCTCGGCGAAGCCTACCAAAACATTGGCTTCGTCGCCCTGAAGAACCACGGCCTCAACGACGAGCAAACCAAAAAGCTGTACGCCGACGTGCAAGCCTTCTTCCAGCTGCCCGACGAAGCCAAGCAGCGCTACGAGAACCCCGAGCTGGCCGGCCAGCGCGGCTACATCAGCAAGGGCAAGGAGCACGCCAAGGGGCGCAACACCGGCGACCTGAAGGAATTCTACCACGTGGGCCAGGAGGTAGAAGACGAAACCGACCCCATCAAAAGCGAATACCCCGAGAACATCTGGCCCCAGGAAGTGCCCGGCTTTAAGGAGAGCACCTTCACCGCTTACCGTACTCTGGAGGCGGCGGGCCAGGACGTGCTGCGCGCCATTGCGCTGTACCTGCACCTGCCCGAAAACTACTTCGACGACAAGGTGAAGCACGGCAACAGCATCCTGCGCCCCATTCACTACTTCCCCATTGAAAACCCGGACGCTGTGCCCGCCGACGCCGTGCGCGCCGCCGAACACGGCGACATCAACCTCATCACCCTGCTGATGGGCGCCAGCGCCGACGGCCTGCAAGTGAAGCGCCGCGACGACAAGTGGATTCCCATCACGGCCCTGCCCGACCAGATTGTGGTGAACGTGGGCGACATGCTCCAGCGCCTCACCAACGGCGTGCTCAAGTCGACCATTCACCGCGTGGTGAACCCCGCCCGCGAGAAGATGAACACCTCGCGCTACAGCATTCCGTTCTTCATGCACCCGCGCTCCGAAATGAGCCTCGCCGCCCTGGAGCACTGCATCACGCCCGACAACCCCAAGAAGGAGGCCGACATCACGGCCGGCGAGTTCCTCAACGAGCGCCTGATTGAGCTGGGCTTGAAGAAGAAATAG
- a CDS encoding AAA family ATPase, translated as MPPAPPLSVAASADLPGASAPLLTREQVLRALRQIAREGRPLPSGTVYELVYRGRRYPPRAVAELAYRLATGNPTAHWPRPAGAATNTLLEGLDFTISTKRPVLTSGSTHDGDETARQQAEDLYTGISRESSEPASSPAKVAEPPAAYEAPPYDRPDALAELFISEGALDAALAGLARRRNLLLQGPPGTGKTFLARRLAWLLLGAKDESRIELVQFHPSYGYEDFMLGFRPDADGRFHLVPGVLPLLCQRAAADPDKPYFLLIDEVNRGNVPRVFGELLLLLEADKRGPAHALRLPYAPPDAPRFFVPENLYVIGTLNLADRSLSPLDYALRRRFAFVELGPQFGAPLQEFLAARQVPGAIIEQLCTRMAALNQTIADDPELGPDFVIGHSYFCQPPPQPEQAAEWLRLIIEQEIGPLLADYWREQPATAAAQLRKLLV; from the coding sequence ATGCCCCCTGCCCCACCCCTTTCCGTTGCCGCCTCCGCCGACTTGCCCGGTGCTTCGGCGCCACTGCTCACCCGCGAGCAGGTGCTGCGGGCGTTGCGCCAGATAGCCCGCGAAGGCCGCCCACTGCCCTCCGGCACGGTGTACGAGCTGGTGTACCGGGGCCGGCGCTACCCGCCCCGCGCGGTGGCCGAGCTGGCGTACCGACTGGCTACCGGCAACCCCACGGCCCACTGGCCCCGCCCGGCTGGCGCCGCCACCAACACCCTGCTCGAAGGCCTCGACTTTACCATCAGCACCAAGCGGCCCGTGCTCACGTCCGGCTCCACGCACGACGGCGACGAAACCGCCCGCCAGCAAGCCGAGGACCTGTACACCGGCATCTCCCGCGAATCATCGGAGCCCGCCAGCAGCCCAGCCAAAGTAGCCGAGCCGCCGGCCGCTTACGAGGCGCCACCGTATGACCGGCCCGATGCGCTGGCCGAGCTATTCATCTCCGAGGGCGCGCTGGATGCGGCCTTGGCCGGCCTGGCCCGCCGCCGCAACCTGCTGCTGCAAGGCCCGCCCGGCACCGGCAAAACGTTTCTGGCACGCCGGCTGGCGTGGTTGCTGTTGGGCGCCAAAGACGAAAGCCGCATTGAGTTGGTGCAGTTTCACCCCAGCTACGGCTACGAGGACTTTATGCTGGGCTTCCGGCCCGATGCGGACGGGCGCTTTCACTTGGTGCCCGGGGTGCTCCCGCTCCTATGCCAGCGCGCAGCCGCCGACCCCGACAAGCCGTATTTCCTTTTGATTGACGAGGTAAACCGTGGCAATGTGCCCCGCGTGTTTGGCGAATTGCTCCTGCTGCTGGAAGCCGACAAGCGCGGCCCCGCCCACGCCCTGCGCCTGCCCTACGCGCCGCCCGACGCGCCCCGCTTCTTCGTGCCCGAAAATCTGTACGTCATCGGCACCCTCAACCTAGCCGACCGCTCGCTGAGCCCGCTCGACTACGCGCTGCGCCGGCGCTTTGCCTTCGTGGAGCTGGGGCCGCAGTTTGGCGCGCCGCTGCAGGAGTTTCTCGCGGCCCGGCAAGTACCCGGCGCCATCATCGAGCAGCTGTGCACCCGCATGGCCGCCCTCAACCAAACCATTGCCGACGACCCCGAGCTGGGCCCTGATTTCGTCATTGGCCACAGCTATTTCTGCCAGCCCCCACCCCAGCCAGAACAAGCCGCCGAGTGGCTACGGCTGATTATTGAGCAGGAAATTGGGCCACTGCTGGCCGATTATTGGCGGGAGCAGCCGGCTACGGCGGCGGCCCAGCTGCGCAAGCTGCTGGTTTAG
- a CDS encoding 5-methylcytosine restriction system specificity protein McrC, giving the protein MIPLPTLYYFLCYAWNRLPEPAVLQASEAAQFHRPLGLLAQVLLHGTRRLLRNGLPRTFQPQEAELTSLRGRIELAPSLGRGLLERGRAICTFDELSPDSPLHRLLAQTLGALASAADLPLTLRREVSQVRQRFPASFTAAPTVPPTTATFRELRRQRLGSQAAFLLHVCELVWQTALPEPTARGRNRFSDFRRDEALMARLFEQFTRNFFRREQRRYRVYAETIAWQAAGQSEDLALLPTMLTDTTLEAPDRKIILDTKYYAAALRSRYDRQRLIAPHLYQLYAYLQNQRPAPGQALEGILLYPAATQAVDLRYTLGGHPVRVVTLNLHQPWDGIAADLLSLIA; this is encoded by the coding sequence GTGATACCACTCCCCACCCTTTACTATTTTCTGTGCTACGCCTGGAACCGACTGCCCGAGCCCGCCGTGCTGCAGGCCAGCGAAGCAGCTCAATTTCACCGGCCGCTTGGGTTGCTGGCCCAAGTGCTGTTGCACGGCACGCGGCGCTTGCTCCGAAATGGCCTTCCGCGCACTTTTCAGCCCCAGGAAGCCGAGCTAACCAGCTTGCGGGGCCGAATTGAGCTAGCCCCTAGCCTGGGCCGGGGTCTGCTGGAGCGGGGCCGCGCCATCTGCACCTTCGACGAACTAAGTCCCGACTCGCCCCTGCACCGCCTGCTGGCCCAGACGCTGGGCGCCTTAGCCAGTGCCGCCGACTTGCCCTTGACCCTGCGGCGCGAGGTGAGCCAAGTCCGTCAGCGGTTTCCGGCGTCGTTCACTGCAGCCCCGACGGTGCCGCCCACTACCGCCACCTTCCGGGAGCTGCGGCGGCAGCGGCTGGGTAGTCAGGCGGCCTTTCTGCTGCACGTATGCGAGCTAGTGTGGCAAACGGCCCTGCCCGAGCCCACCGCCCGCGGCCGAAACCGCTTCAGCGACTTCCGGCGCGACGAAGCCCTGATGGCGCGCCTGTTTGAGCAGTTTACCCGCAATTTCTTCCGCCGCGAGCAGCGCCGCTACCGCGTGTATGCCGAAACCATTGCCTGGCAGGCCGCGGGGCAGTCCGAAGACCTGGCCTTGTTGCCCACGATGCTAACGGATACTACCCTGGAGGCGCCCGACCGCAAAATAATCCTCGACACCAAGTACTACGCCGCGGCCCTGCGCTCGCGCTACGACCGACAGCGCCTCATTGCGCCACACCTCTACCAGCTCTATGCCTACCTCCAGAACCAGCGGCCCGCCCCCGGCCAGGCCTTGGAAGGGATTCTGCTGTACCCCGCGGCTACTCAGGCCGTTGACCTGCGCTACACCTTGGGCGGGCACCCGGTGCGCGTTGTCACCCTCAACCTGCACCAGCCTTGGGATGGTATTGCGGCCGATTTATTGAGCTTGATTGCCTGA
- a CDS encoding RNA polymerase sigma factor: MSRGNSTSSSLTPTDDALIAAIRDGDERALAHLYRLHWPMVSHFVLQNSGSEDDAQDVYQEGVMVFYEKVRDGSLELSCQIKTYLYAVCRRLWLKRLTSKSRFGVRLLDDEEHGPYLNTGAEEDLLAAEEQDRRFTTMSEALNHLGEPCRSLLEGFYLLDKSMQDLTAEFGYTNADNAKNQKYKCLVRLKKLFFTHYKEEPI; this comes from the coding sequence ATGAGCAGGGGTAATTCAACTTCCTCTTCGTTAACTCCTACCGACGACGCGCTGATTGCCGCCATTCGTGACGGCGATGAGCGGGCGCTGGCCCACCTCTACCGGTTGCACTGGCCCATGGTATCGCACTTCGTGCTGCAAAACAGCGGCTCCGAAGACGACGCCCAGGACGTGTACCAGGAAGGCGTGATGGTGTTTTATGAAAAAGTACGCGATGGCTCGCTTGAGCTGAGCTGTCAGATTAAAACCTACCTCTACGCCGTGTGCCGCCGCCTGTGGCTCAAGCGCCTGACCAGCAAAAGCCGCTTTGGCGTGCGCTTGCTCGACGATGAGGAGCACGGTCCCTACCTGAACACAGGAGCCGAAGAAGACTTGCTTGCTGCCGAGGAACAGGACCGCCGCTTCACCACCATGAGCGAGGCCCTCAACCACCTCGGCGAGCCCTGCCGCTCGCTTCTGGAAGGCTTCTATCTGCTTGACAAATCGATGCAGGACTTAACTGCAGAGTTTGGCTACACCAATGCCGACAATGCTAAGAATCAAAAGTATAAGTGCCTGGTGCGCTTGAAAAAGTTATTCTTTACCCATTATAAAGAAGAGCCTATCTGA